From Aricia agestis chromosome 11, ilAriAges1.1, whole genome shotgun sequence, a single genomic window includes:
- the LOC121731912 gene encoding 40S ribosomal protein S15Aa gives MVRMNVLSDALKSIHNAEKRGKRQVLIRPCSKVIVKFLTVMMKHGYIGEFEIVDDHRAGKIVVNLSGRLNKCGVISPRFDVPINDIERWTNLLPSRQFGYLVLTTSGGIMDHEEARRKHLGGKILGFFF, from the exons ATGGTGCGTATGAACGTATTGAGTGATGCCCTAAAATCCATTCACAATGCCGAGAAGAGAGGAAAGAGGCAAGTGCTTATCAGGCCTTGCTCCAAAGTTATTGTCAAATTCCTCACAGTGATGATGAAGCACGGCTACATTGGAGAGTTTGAGATCGTCGACGACCACAGAGCTGGAAAAATAGTTGTGAACCTCTCAGGAAGACTAAACAAATGTGGTGTTATCTCACCCAGGTTTGATGTCCCCATCAATGATATTGAAAGATGGACCAACCTTCTTCCATCTCGACAGTTTGG ATACCTAGTTCTCACCACGAGCGGCGGCATCATGGACCACGAAGAAGCGAGAAGGAAACATCTTGGAGGCAAGATCCTAGGCTTCTTTTTCTAA